In Cervus canadensis isolate Bull #8, Minnesota chromosome 7, ASM1932006v1, whole genome shotgun sequence, the DNA window atgcaggagacacaagagactcaggttctgtttctgggttgggaagatcctctggagaagaaaatggcaacccatccagtagtcttgcctggaaaactccatgggcagaggggcctggaagcCTCCAtctagtccatggggccacgaagagctggaaacgactgagcacacatggaaACTGATAAAAGAAGATACAATAAAGCAATTTCAAGAATGGAAAATGTACATTACTTAGACTCTTTAATATTACAATTACTATATCAAAATACTGTTATGAACATTATAccaagaaatttgaaaatgtatataggtgaaatagacaaatttctagaaaaatctaGCTTATAAAAACTGATTCAGaccatcttgctttttctaaggcGGCAGTGACCGAGGCTCAGAACAATCTTGAGCAATGAAGCTGTTAACCAGAGCCGGGCCCCTCTCGAGATTTTATTCCCTGAAAGTCGCTCCTAAAGCTAAAGCCGCAGCAGCCCCTGCAGGAGTGCCTCTACATCCTCAGGACCTTGAGTTTACCAGGTTACCAAATGGTTTAGTGATTGCGTCTCTCGAAAACTATGCTCCTGCATCAAGAATTGGTTTATTCATTAAAGCAGGCAGCAGATATGAGAACTCCAACAATTTAGGAACGTCTCATCTGCTTCGTCTTGCATCCAGTTTGACTACAAAAGGAGCTTCATCTTTCAAGATAACCCGTGGAATTGAAGCAGTTGGTGGTAAATTAAGCGTGACTTCAACAAGGGAAAACATGGCCTATACTGTGGAATGCCTGCGGGATGATGTTGATATTCTAATGGAGTTCCTGCTCAATGTCACCACAGCACCAGAATTTCGACGCTGGGAGGTGGCTGCCCTTCAGTCTCAGCTAAGGATTgacaaagctgtggcttttcagAATCCACAGGCTCACATCATTGAAAATTTACATGCTACTGCTTACAGAAATGCCTTGGCTAATTCCTTATATTGTCCTGATTATAGGATTGGAAAAGTGACACCAGATGAGTTACATGACTTTGTACAGAATCATTTTACAAGTGCAAGAATGGCTTTGATTGGACTTGGTGTGAGTCATCCTGTCCTAAAGCAAGTTGCTGAACAGTTTCTTAACATAAGGGGTGGCCTTGGTTTATCTGGTGCAAAAGCCAAGTACCATGGAGGTGAAATTCGAGAACAGAACGGAGACAGTCTCGTCCATGCTGCTCTCGTAGCAGAGAGTGGAGTGCAGCCATCGGAAGTGCGGAAGCAAACGCGTTCAGTGTTCTGCAGCACGTCCTCGGTGCTGGACCGCACGTTAAGAGGGGCAGCAATGCCACCAGCTGTCTGTACCAGGCTGTTGCCAAGGGAGTTCACCAGCCGtttgatgtttctgcttttaatgcCAGTTACTCAGATTCTGGACTCTTTGGGTTCTACACTATCTCACAAGCTGCATCTGCTGGAGATGTTATCAAGGCTGCTTATAACCAAGTAAAAACAATTGCTCAAGGAAACCTTTCTAATGCAGATGTCCAAGCTGCCAAGAACAAGCTGAAAGCTGGGTACCTGATGTCAGTGGAGTCTTCTGAGGGTTTCCTGGATGAAgttggttcccaggctctagctGCTGGTTCATACACTCCGCCATCCACAGTCCTTCAGCAGATTGATGCAGTAGCTGACGCTGATGTCATAAATGCTGCAAAGAAGTTTGTTTCTGGCCGGAAGTCAATGGCAACAAGTGGAACTTTGGGACATACACCTTTCATTGATGACCTTTAATACTGAATCCCATATTGCAGGAAAGAACTGAACATTTTGTCAACCCAGAGAAGcaaatacatgaaagtgaaaagtctctaatgtaacatttatctttttttccaatgagatgaAATACCATAAAGCATAAATGTAGGTAATTGTTCCCAACTAACCTAAAGTCAATAAAGCAttctatttaaatgttaaaaaaaaaaaaaaaaactgattcagaaagaaatagaaactttaaCAGAATCTGTGGATTACaaaaaattgtgggaaattcttaaagagatgagaataccagaccaccttacctgcctcctgagaaatctgtatgtgggtcaagaagcaacagttagaaccagacatggaatgatggactggttcataattgggaaagaagtacgtcaaggctgtatattgttaccctgcttatttaacttatatgcagagtacatcatgcgaaatgctgggatggatgaagctcacgctgaaatcaagattgcttggagagatatcaataaccccatatatgcagatgacaccactcttatggcagaaagcaaagaggaactaaagacctcttgttgaaggtgaagaggaaagtgaaaaaactggcttaaaactcaacattcaaaaaacaaagatcatggcatctggtcccttcaaaagaacaaagaacaaagtcAGTGGACTTAACACTATCTGCTTCTtgtttcaaagagaaagaaagtgaagtcatttagttgtgtccgactctttgcaaccccatggactgtagcctgccaggctcctccatccatgggattttccaagcaagaatactggtgtgggttgccatttccttctccaggggatctgggagatcaaacctgggtctcctgcattgcaggcagacactttactgtctgagccactagggaagccctggtcccatcactactggtcctgtcacttcatggcaaataaatggggaaacaatggaaacagtgaccaacctttattttcctgggctccaaaatcactgcagacagtaagtgcagccatgaaatttaaaagacacctgctccatggaaggaaagctgtgacaaacctggaTAGCATGTTAGAAAAccgaaacattactttgctgacaaaggtccgtctagtcaaagctatggtttctccagtagtgatgtatggatatgaaagttggaccataaaaaaggctgggcgccgaagaattgatgcttttgaactgtggtgttggagaaaactctttgagagtcccttggactgcaagaaaatcaaaccagtccatcctaaaggaaatcaaccctaaatcttcattgggaagactgatgctgaagctgaaactccagtactttggccatctgatgcgagagctgactcattggagaagaccctgatgctgggaaagattgaaggtaggaggagaaggggacaacaaaggatgagatggttggatggcatctctgactcgatggacatgagtgtaagCAAAccccaggaaatggtgaaggacaggaaggcctggcctggtgtgctgtagtccatggggtcgcaaagagtcagacacgactgaacaacagaatcCAGAATTTCCAGAACCAACCATGACTAGTCACTATTCCAGTCATTGAATACCTGTAGACTATTTTCAGTGAAAAGTTTCTTTTGGTTAAATGTGATTCCTACGAGTCTGCTTTGACAATTCAGTGCTCTATGTAAATACAGGtctatttcttctaaaataaaatactggatTTAAATCCCCCCCCAAATGAATATTAACATGGAACACAATACTCATTTCAATATATgggtcattttaaaattcttttatctaTTTTAGGTATATATGACATTTCTTTTTAAGGTCTGTTGGGATGAAGCAAGTTTCAagcatttttaatgtttcctaGATCAGTTTCAACAGCTTTCTAATTAGTTGCGTGAAAGCGTTTTTAGAATTTCTAACAGTTATTAAATTGtcactttattttgattttactgATCCTAGAGACTGAGGGACTTAAATATTAAAGACAGTTTGTAAAGACAAAAGATtgcttaaataaaaatgatagttATTTTTGAGCCTTCATTTGTTTAACACTTTTACTTAGGCCTCTGTATATGCTGAGGACTGGCAGTGCCATTCAGCCCACTCATGGAGCTTTCAGTACAGACCACTAACTTGCACTATATTGAGAGGATTAATTACTAATGGAAACATAAGGCAAATGGATCTGCTTTCTAGAATGAAAGATTAGAATGGAATTAGTTCATTCAAGGCTAATAAACTAGTATGTGTGCAGATAGCACATCATCATCTGTGAGTGTTAAAATTCTTAACATAAATATAGCTGTTGTTGAGCTATTTAAATACTGTATAGCAGATACCAAGTTTATGTGAGACCTGCTCTTTTCTGTGTGTATTATGGGATAAAGTTCTTTTCAACTTTGATACATTGGACAGAAAGCAATAGgcagcttttgtttatgtggccAGACTGTTTTTCCCTCTGTGCTTTGTGCAGTGGGGTCTCCTTTTGAATCCTCATTGTTAGAAACAGTGAGGAATGTCATGCACATATTTGCGTTTTCTGCTCCAGTGAACAGTGTACACATGTATGTCAAGGCGTGAGGAGATGTAAGTTTAGCCTGTAGTCTTATTTCTCCAGTCTTCATACCACTTTTCTGGCCTATAGCTGTTGCCTTGTAACTAAAATCTGAATTCAAATTATAATGTATATGCTCATGTATATTCAGATTATAAagtttttctcactttatttcaGGATGCATTATAGCCATTTTGTCTTTATGCTCTTCCCTTTGCATTTAGCCTAGTGTTATAATCTCTCCCAATAATTCTAATTACATTCAAGTACATGTTAGGCAGGAATAGAGCTACTGATTGAAGTAGCCATTTCTTGCTGAGAATTAGGGTTTTTTCCAGGGCACGAGGGCAGTTGTTAAAATCTGATAGTGACCCATAAATTGATTGCTTGTTCTTACTTGTCTAATTGTTCAAGTCTCAGCCAGATAATATACTTACTTAAATGATGGCTAATGTTCTCCATTTATGCTATTAAAACTTCCAAACACTGTCTGTCTAGTCTGGTAAAGAGAATACAGGTTAGTATTATAAAGTGAACCACCCTTTCCTGTCATGGGCAGCACTGGAAATGTTGGAATTAAGATGTAAAGCTGTAcgttttaatttctactttaatGGTGCTATGCTGAAAAAGGACTATAATGCAAAAAGGTTAGCTTTGTATATTTTATGATAAGTTATAAAGTGTAACTGCTTGATGATGAACTTTGGCATCTTACGTTTTAGACTCAACATGCATAGCTCTAGACTACTGAAGTAGAATTTCTTTTTGCAGGATTTTGCTAATATAATGAAAATGCTGAGAAGCTTAATCCAGGATGGCTACACGGCCTTGCTGGAGCAGCGGTGCCGCAGTGCCGCCCAGGCCTTCACAGAGTTGCTCAACGGTTTAGAtcctcaaaaaataaaggtaaaaccACCTCCTGGTGATTTGCTTGTCAGTGCTTACGCATTTCAGAGGAATGTAGAAGAGAACCAAAACTTTGGTTTCATTGTTTTTGTGTATCTTAGACCATGCTGAGATTGGCTAAACCTACTCCAGGTTGTGAGAAGCAGATAATGCTCTGATTCAGCTTATGTGGTTGCCCTAGCTCTACAGCCCAGGTTTAAACTCTCATTGCACTATAGTTGGTGTTCGTTAGAGCTCTTGGCCTTTTCTCTTTATTAGAGTACAAAATCAAGGATTTGGACTCACTTTAGTCACATCTTTTTATCTACAAAGAAAGCATTGGCTAGGTAAATAGTTTATGCAGGATTGTGAGAGAGCAAATATTGAGTTGGCCGTGaaagtttgtttgagtttttcatAAGATGGTATGGCAAAACCCAAATGGACTTTATGGCTAACCCAAGAATGTAGTCTATTACTCTTCCCATTTTTATGCAGAAGAATTTTTAGCCttcttcttaataaaaataaaataaataaaataaaataaaaaattcttaatgtCAATTTTTCTGTTATGAGCCATGCCTTCAAGTGATTCTGATAACAGTGATTCTCTGAACACTTCATAGCAATGTAATTGCATATCTTTGcaaaatatgttttctaattgtttggcCTTGACCCCAATAGCAATTAGATTGTTTACACTTCTTTTACTGTTGTGGTTATCATATCAATACAGTGTCAATTGGGCAGAATTATGTTCAGATATTTAACAAGAGGATTTTTATTGACAGCAATTGAACCTGGCCATGATTAACTACGTGTTAGTAGTCTATGGACTTGCCATTTCACTCCTTGGAATAGGACAACCCGAGGTAAGATTTGTAACAGTGACTAAATAGACTGTTAAAATATgccattaactttatttttttttcatttatttttggaggctaattactttacaatattgtagtggtttttgccatacattgacatgaatcagccatggatttacgtgtgttccccatcccgatcctctctccctcctccctctccatcccatccctctgggtcttcccagtgcaccagccctgagcacttgtctcttgcattcagcctgggctggtgatctgtttcacccttgacagtgtacttgtttcagtgctgttctctctgaacatcccaccctcgccttctcccacagagtccaaaagtctgctctgtacatctgtgtctctttttctgttttgcatatagggttattgttaccatcttttaaaagtccatatatatgcgttagtacactttattggtgtttatctttctggcttacttcactctgtataatgggctccagtttcatccatctcattagaaaaaaTATGCCATTAACTTTAGAAGATGTGTTAAAATAGTTTTCCCATCTGGGCTTATTTCCTTCTGAgtactttttttctctcctagttttactgagatataattgacacacagttctgtataattttaaggtgtacagcataatgatctGACTGATGCAAATCATGAA includes these proteins:
- the LOC122445477 gene encoding LOW QUALITY PROTEIN: cytochrome b-c1 complex subunit 2, mitochondrial-like (The sequence of the model RefSeq protein was modified relative to this genomic sequence to represent the inferred CDS: deleted 2 bases in 1 codon); the encoded protein is MKLLTRAGPLSRFYSLKVAPKAKAAAAPAGVPLHPQDLEFTRLPNGLVIASLENYAPASRIGLFIKAGSRYENSNNLGTSHLLRLASSLTTKGASSFKITRGIEAVGGKLSVTSTRENMAYTVECLRDDVDILMEFLLNVTTAPEFRRWEVAALQSQLRIDKAVAFQNPQAHIIENLHATAYRNALANSLYCPDYRIGKVTPDELHDFVQNHFTSARMALIGLGVSHPVLKQVAEQFLNIRGGLGLSGAKAKYHGGEIREQNGDSLVHAALVAEWSAAIGSAEANAFSVLQHVLGAGPHVKRGSNATSCLYQAVAKGVHQPFDVSAFNASYSDSGLFGFYTISQAASAGDVIKAAYNQVKTIAQGNLSNADVQAAKNKLKAGYLMSVESSEGFLDEVGSQALAAGSYTPPSTVLQQIDAVADADVINAAKKFVSGRKSMATSGTLGHTPFIDDL